A genomic region of bacterium contains the following coding sequences:
- the hutU gene encoding urocanate hydratase: MSCNPSLRAPRGRELHCKGWLQEAAYRMLLNNLDPEVAEDPDQLIVYGGTGKAARDRASLGAILASLRVLEDDETLLVQSGKPVGVARTHRDAPRVMIANSNLVPRWATWEHFHELEAAGLMMYGQMTAGSWIYIGTQGILQGTYETLVAAARQDLGREDLRGTLTVSGGLGGMSGAQPLAAVMAGGVYLGAEVDPARIARRAASRRPRYLDEVEPELDRAIDRALEARAAGRALSIGWEGNIVTLLERMIARGVTPDLLTDQTSAHDELHGYVPAARPDGRPLDHAAALRLRGEDAAAYRAASFHTMAAHVRAMRLLQERGAVTFDYGNNLRAKALEGGFLAEGEIRSPDGRWLYPGFVPAYVRPLFCVGKGPFRWAALSGDPADIAATDRIILELFPEDRALGNWIRRAGEMIPFQGLPARICWLGYGERHRAGLAFNQAVAEGRLRAPIVIGRDHLDCGSVASPNRETEAMRDGSDAVADWPLLNLMLSTASGATWVSFHHGGGVGMGYSLHAGQVVVADGTPEAALRLERVLTNDPLSGVLRHADAGYPEALACARRHGIPLPMVGRGA; the protein is encoded by the coding sequence ATGAGCTGCAATCCTTCCCTGCGTGCCCCGCGCGGCCGCGAGCTTCATTGCAAAGGCTGGCTGCAGGAGGCCGCCTACCGCATGCTGCTGAACAACCTGGATCCGGAGGTGGCCGAGGATCCGGATCAGCTCATCGTCTACGGCGGCACGGGCAAGGCGGCGCGCGACCGGGCCAGCCTGGGGGCCATCCTGGCCAGCCTGCGCGTGCTGGAGGACGACGAGACCCTGCTGGTGCAAAGCGGCAAACCGGTGGGCGTGGCCCGCACCCACCGCGACGCCCCGCGGGTGATGATCGCCAACTCCAACCTGGTGCCGCGCTGGGCCACCTGGGAGCACTTCCACGAACTGGAGGCGGCCGGCCTCATGATGTACGGCCAGATGACGGCCGGCAGCTGGATCTACATCGGCACCCAGGGCATCCTGCAGGGCACCTACGAGACGCTCGTCGCCGCCGCCCGCCAGGATCTGGGGCGGGAGGACCTCAGGGGCACGCTCACCGTCTCGGGCGGCCTGGGCGGCATGAGCGGCGCCCAGCCCCTGGCCGCCGTGATGGCCGGCGGCGTCTATCTGGGAGCCGAGGTGGATCCCGCCCGCATCGCCCGCCGCGCCGCCAGCCGGCGCCCGCGCTACCTGGACGAGGTGGAGCCCGAGCTCGACCGCGCCATCGACCGGGCCCTGGAGGCCCGCGCCGCCGGCCGCGCCCTCTCCATCGGTTGGGAAGGCAACATCGTCACGCTGCTGGAGCGCATGATCGCGCGCGGCGTGACGCCCGATCTCCTGACCGACCAGACGAGCGCCCACGACGAGCTGCACGGCTATGTGCCGGCCGCCCGGCCCGACGGCCGGCCTCTCGACCATGCCGCCGCCCTGCGGCTGCGCGGGGAGGATGCCGCCGCCTATCGGGCGGCCAGTTTCCACACCATGGCCGCCCACGTGCGGGCCATGCGCCTGTTGCAGGAGCGCGGCGCCGTCACCTTCGACTACGGCAACAACCTGCGCGCCAAGGCGCTCGAGGGCGGCTTCCTGGCGGAGGGGGAGATCCGCTCCCCCGACGGCCGCTGGCTCTATCCGGGTTTCGTGCCCGCCTACGTGCGGCCCCTCTTCTGCGTGGGCAAGGGCCCCTTCCGTTGGGCGGCCCTCTCCGGCGACCCGGCGGACATCGCCGCAACCGACCGCATCATCCTCGAGCTGTTCCCGGAGGACCGTGCCCTGGGCAACTGGATCCGCCGGGCGGGGGAGATGATCCCCTTCCAGGGCCTGCCGGCGCGCATCTGCTGGCTGGGTTACGGCGAGCGGCACCGGGCCGGCCTGGCCTTCAACCAGGCCGTGGCCGAGGGCCGGCTGCGGGCCCCCATCGTGATCGGCCGCGACCACCTGGATTGCGGCAGCGTGGCCAGCCCCAACCGGGAGACGGAGGCGATGCGGGACGGCAGCGACGCCGTGGCCGACTGGCCCCTGCTCAACCTCATGCTCTCCACCGCCTCGGGCGCCACCTGGGTCAGTTTCCACCACGGCGGGGGGGTGGGCATGGGCTACAGCCTGCACGCCGGCCAGGTGGTGGTGGCCGACGGCACCCCCGAGGCCGCCCTGCGCCTGGAGCGGGTCCTGACCAACGACCCGCTCAGCGGCGTGCTGCGCCACGCCGACGCCGGCTACCCGGAGGCCCTGGCCTGCGCCCGGCGCCACGGCATCCCGCTGCCCATGGTTGGACGCGGCGCATGA
- a CDS encoding lamin tail domain-containing protein — protein MKKAMLGGLLLMLAARSFAGVFISEYIEGSSNNKALEVYNPTASPVDLAGYRFGVAFNGNANPTMFTFNHVIAPGDVFVVANGAADPAILAQADVVSNGFAQWNGDDYIGLYQMVEGNPVLIDVFGILGTDPGTSWTVAGDASGTMDHTLVRKPAVTGGTTDWAASAGTDAATSQWVIHPINTFANLGSHVIDTGMPIISNLAHLPAMPSSSDPVTVSADVTDNGALTAVTLVYTVDGGPEQSTAMTLGVAPSYAGTIPAQANNAMVGYRVEATDNESNTTVSGTQDYQVYDPSDCDDIATVRANDATGQPVLLNQVRTLCGVVTMGNQLGTAGPIYFTHETGSMTAYGANVIGTGVVIGDEVQVTGTVGFFNGLTELVNCTVINILGHPGEPAPVDLTLAQLNAGAESYEAQFVRVTGLELDPGSTWPASGSNGTVTVLQGAESFVMFIDRDTDIDGSPAPAGAFTLTAVIGQYDASSPYLDGHQLIPRSLADFTYAGNQPPSISAMTRLPYVPDNTEAVTVTALVVDDVSLASVVLNYQVNGGGVVTLPMSVVSGDIWGATIPAQADGAMVDYYVEATDNEAETSTSATFSYTVYAVFPCADIATIRANDGNGVPLLQGTTQYICGVLTVGSEFGSGGPFYLTHATGSVALFGGELYSSTAIIGDEIQAVGTVGFYNGLTEMENIAGVVVLGHVGEPVPVATTIAALSADPESFEAQFVQLLNCTLVDPLQWPAPGSHANVTIAQGADQFVMRIDRDTNIDENPAPGGPFHVVGVIGQFDGTAPYFEGYQMTPRRWADITLAPQELDAPVVSAAYGGGLVNLSWAPVEGATDYIVFSSTSTGYDGWNAGVPTGGATFLSVPATGRAFYKVVAVN, from the coding sequence ATGAAGAAAGCCATGCTGGGCGGCCTGCTGCTGATGCTGGCCGCGCGTTCCTTTGCCGGCGTGTTCATCAGCGAATACATCGAAGGATCAAGCAACAACAAGGCCCTTGAGGTTTACAATCCCACCGCCTCCCCGGTGGACCTGGCGGGATACCGCTTCGGTGTGGCCTTCAATGGCAACGCCAACCCCACCATGTTCACCTTCAACCATGTGATCGCCCCCGGCGACGTCTTCGTGGTGGCCAACGGCGCGGCGGACCCGGCGATCCTGGCCCAGGCGGACGTCGTGAGCAACGGATTTGCGCAATGGAACGGCGACGACTACATCGGCCTCTACCAGATGGTGGAGGGCAATCCGGTCCTCATCGACGTCTTCGGCATCCTGGGGACGGACCCGGGCACCTCCTGGACCGTGGCCGGCGACGCCTCGGGCACGATGGACCACACGCTGGTCCGCAAGCCCGCCGTGACCGGCGGCACCACCGATTGGGCCGCATCGGCCGGCACGGACGCCGCCACCTCCCAGTGGGTGATCCATCCGATCAACACCTTCGCCAACCTGGGCAGCCACGTCATCGACACGGGCATGCCCATCATCAGCAACCTGGCCCACCTGCCGGCCATGCCCTCCAGCAGCGATCCGGTCACCGTGAGCGCCGACGTCACGGACAACGGCGCCCTGACCGCCGTCACCCTGGTCTACACCGTCGACGGTGGTCCCGAGCAGAGCACGGCCATGACCCTGGGCGTGGCGCCGAGCTACGCCGGGACCATCCCCGCCCAGGCCAACAACGCCATGGTGGGCTACCGGGTGGAGGCCACGGACAACGAGAGCAACACCACGGTGTCCGGCACCCAAGACTACCAGGTCTACGACCCCTCTGATTGCGACGACATCGCCACCGTGCGCGCCAACGACGCCACCGGCCAGCCGGTGCTGCTCAACCAGGTGCGCACCCTGTGCGGCGTGGTGACCATGGGCAATCAGCTGGGCACCGCCGGCCCCATCTACTTCACCCATGAGACGGGCAGCATGACGGCCTACGGGGCCAACGTCATCGGCACGGGGGTGGTCATCGGCGACGAGGTGCAGGTGACGGGCACGGTGGGCTTCTTCAACGGCCTCACCGAGCTGGTGAACTGCACCGTGATCAACATCCTGGGACATCCCGGCGAACCCGCCCCGGTGGACCTTACGCTGGCCCAGCTCAACGCCGGCGCCGAGAGCTACGAGGCCCAGTTCGTGCGCGTCACCGGCCTGGAGCTGGATCCCGGCTCCACCTGGCCCGCCTCCGGCAGCAACGGGACGGTGACTGTCCTGCAGGGCGCCGAGAGCTTTGTCATGTTCATCGACCGCGACACGGACATCGACGGCAGCCCGGCCCCCGCCGGCGCCTTCACCCTCACCGCCGTCATCGGCCAGTACGACGCCAGCAGCCCCTACCTGGACGGCCACCAGCTCATTCCGCGCAGCCTGGCCGACTTCACCTATGCCGGCAACCAGCCGCCCTCCATCAGCGCCATGACCCGTCTGCCCTACGTGCCGGACAACACGGAAGCGGTGACGGTGACGGCCCTGGTCGTGGACGATGTGTCCCTGGCCAGCGTCGTTCTCAACTACCAGGTCAACGGCGGCGGCGTGGTCACCCTGCCCATGAGCGTGGTCAGTGGCGACATCTGGGGCGCCACCATTCCGGCCCAGGCCGACGGCGCCATGGTGGACTACTACGTGGAGGCCACCGACAACGAGGCGGAGACGAGCACCAGCGCCACCTTCAGCTACACGGTCTACGCCGTCTTCCCCTGCGCCGACATCGCCACCATCCGCGCCAACGACGGGAACGGCGTGCCCCTGCTTCAGGGCACGACCCAGTACATCTGTGGCGTGCTCACCGTCGGTTCCGAGTTCGGCTCGGGCGGCCCCTTCTACCTGACCCATGCCACGGGCAGCGTCGCCCTTTTCGGCGGCGAACTCTACAGCTCCACCGCCATCATCGGCGACGAGATCCAGGCGGTGGGCACGGTGGGCTTCTACAACGGCCTGACCGAGATGGAGAACATCGCCGGCGTGGTGGTGCTCGGCCACGTGGGCGAGCCGGTCCCCGTCGCCACGACCATCGCCGCCTTGAGCGCGGATCCCGAGTCCTTCGAGGCCCAGTTCGTGCAGCTGCTGAACTGCACACTGGTGGATCCGCTGCAGTGGCCGGCCCCGGGCAGCCATGCCAACGTCACCATCGCCCAGGGCGCCGACCAGTTTGTCATGCGCATCGACCGCGACACCAACATCGATGAGAACCCGGCGCCGGGGGGTCCCTTCCATGTGGTGGGCGTGATCGGCCAGTTCGACGGCACCGCGCCCTACTTCGAGGGCTACCAGATGACCCCGCGCCGCTGGGCCGACATCACCCTGGCACCGCAGGAGCTGGACGCGCCGGTGGTCAGCGCCGCCTATGGCGGCGGGCTGGTCAACCTGAGCTGGGCGCCGGTGGAAGGCGCCACGGACTACATCGTGTTCAGCTCCACCTCCACCGGCTACGACGGCTGGAACGCGGGTGTCCCCACGGGCGGCGCCACCTTCCTGTCCGTGCCGGCCACGGGGCGGGCCTTCTACAAGGTGGTGGCGGTCAACTGA
- a CDS encoding lysophospholipid acyltransferase family protein, whose product MRRAAPYRPSPWLTRISALAVRALGRLYAPVQVSGRERRPAGPYVAVFNHGSALDVAALAHLVDRPVCFWAKAELRGKPLLGAWLSACGAVFVRRGQRDTGAFEEALDRLRAGLPFFLAPEGTRHHGEEGVRPRTGFVRLAQLGGIPVLPCAIAGARAGLPPGHVWPRLRGRSPVHVQVGEPLRLPPLPVDEAHRAELADQAASIMDIVYRMKAELEERG is encoded by the coding sequence ATGAGAAGGGCGGCGCCCTATCGTCCCTCGCCCTGGCTGACCCGGATCAGCGCCCTGGCCGTCCGCGCCCTGGGGCGCCTCTACGCCCCCGTCCAGGTGAGCGGCCGGGAGCGGCGCCCCGCCGGACCCTACGTGGCCGTCTTCAATCACGGCTCCGCCCTGGACGTGGCCGCCCTGGCCCATCTGGTCGACCGGCCCGTCTGTTTCTGGGCCAAGGCCGAGCTGCGCGGGAAGCCGCTCCTGGGAGCCTGGCTGAGCGCCTGCGGCGCCGTCTTCGTGCGGCGCGGCCAGCGGGACACGGGTGCTTTCGAGGAGGCGCTGGACCGCCTGCGCGCGGGCCTGCCCTTTTTCCTGGCGCCGGAGGGCACGCGCCACCATGGGGAAGAGGGGGTCCGGCCCCGCACCGGTTTCGTGCGACTGGCCCAACTGGGCGGGATCCCGGTCCTGCCCTGCGCCATCGCCGGCGCGCGCGCGGGCCTGCCCCCCGGCCACGTCTGGCCGCGCCTGCGCGGCCGCAGCCCCGTCCACGTGCAGGTGGGCGAGCCGCTGCGGCTGCCACCGCTGCCCGTGGACGAGGCCCATCGCGCCGAGCTGGCCGAC